A portion of the Pararge aegeria chromosome 10, ilParAegt1.1, whole genome shotgun sequence genome contains these proteins:
- the LOC120626755 gene encoding uncharacterized protein LOC120626755: MSGYPYGGNPPQYPPPQGQIYPQIYNPANAPPPAQNPYQPGFSAYPSQPATAPHPAAMSYPGGPPPPSYGYPGFGPLVEWIPTTPSEAYRLGDRAVVAGYEGHDQSPLWVIRSRYESDLIPGKLAVKHRAAYVPWGGRENQVHSIEVCCARPDRVRWIESRDGVVPPSAIVGGNTAAGEPLYIGRAREQGSLTPGKVHPSHGAMYISFAGKEVAHKHYEILCSI; encoded by the exons ATGTCTGGAT atCCATACGGCGGTAACCCACCACAGTACCCACCACCTCAGGGTCAGATCTACCCTCAGATATACAACCCGGCGAATGCACCACCGCCTGCACAGAATCCGTATCAACCAGGATTCTCCGCATATCCGAGTCAGCCTGCCACAGCACCCCATCCAGCAGCAATGTCATATCCCGGAGGACCTCCGCCGCCTTCCTATGGGTACCCTGGCTTTGGGC CGCTAGTGGAATGGATCCCAACCACGCCGTCCGAAGCCTACAGACTAGGCGACAGGGCGGTGGTCGCTGGGTATGAGGGCCATGACCAGAGCCCTCTGTGGGTGATTCGTAGTAGATACGAAAGCGACCTCATTCCTGGAAAGCTGGCCGTGAAACACAGAGCAGCTTACGTGCCATGGGGCGGCCGTGAAAATCAAGTCCATAGTATTGAG GTTTGCTGCGCCCGTCCGGATAGAGTCCGTTGGATCGAGAGTCGTGACGGAGTCGTTCCGCCGAGCGCTATCGTGGGCGGCAACACTGCCGCAGGCGAGCCATTGTACATCGGCAGAGCACGGGAGCAAGGGTCGCTTACTCCAGGGAAG GTACATCCCAGCCACGGCGCCATGTACATCTCTTTCGCCGGAAAGGAGGTCGCGCACAAACATTACGAAATACTGTGCAGTATTTAA